In Triticum urartu cultivar G1812 chromosome 6, Tu2.1, whole genome shotgun sequence, the following proteins share a genomic window:
- the LOC125515281 gene encoding potassium transporter 19-like: MSVEPAEAAGETLARHDSLYGDAEKVSGDTRHGSGASWRQTVLLAFQSIGVVYGDLGTSPLYTYSGTFPDGVIRHPDDLLGVLSLILYTLILLPLLKYVFIVLYANDNGDGGTFALYSLISRYARIRMIPNQQAEDASVSNYSIPEPGSSKTKRAQWVKQRLESSKAARIALFTVTILGTSMVMGDGSLTPAISVLSAVSGIREKAPHLTQLQVVWISVAILFMLFSVQRFGTDKVGYSFAPIILVWFVLIAGIGAYNLAAHDATVLRALNPMYIVDYFRRNGKQAWLSLGGVVLCTTGTEAMFADLGHFNIKAIQLSFSFIIFPSVALCYMGQASYLHKFPHDVADTFYKSIPAAMFWPTFIVAILAAIIASQAMLSGAFAILSKALSLGCFPRVQVVHTSKKYAGQVYIPEVNFLIGAASIVVTLAFQTTTNIGNAYGICVVMVFSITTHLMTLVMLLVWKKNVAFIAAFYLVFGATEMLYLTSILSKFAEGGYLPFCFSLVLMALMATWHYVHVCRYWYELDRIVPAAKLAALLGRPDVRRVPGVGLLYSELVQGVPPVFPRLVDKMPSVHAVFVFMSIKNLPIPRVAAAERFIFRRVGPVEHRMFRCVARYGYTDQIEAAEEFSASLLDGLKLFVHEEAAFACSEHTDDGDGGAALRAAQAAAAEEKRFIDAELERGVVYLTGEADVVAAPGSSLMKRVVVNYVYTFLRKNLSESHKALAIPKDQLLKVGITYEI; the protein is encoded by the exons ATGTCGGTGGAACCTGCCGAGGCCGCGGGGGAGACGCTGGCGCGCCACGACTCGCTCTACGGGGACGCCGAGAAGGTCTCCGGCGACACGCGCCACGGCTCCGGG gcGAGCTGGAGGCAGACGGTGCTGCTGGCGTTCCAGAGCATCGGCGTGGTGTACGGCGACCTCGGCACGTCGCCGCTCTACACCTACTCGGGCACCTTCCCGGACGGCGTCATCAGGCACCCGGACGACCTCCTCGGCGTCCTCTCCCTCATCCTCTACACCCTCATCCTCCTGCCCCTGCTCAAGTACGTCTTCATCGTGCTCTACGCCAACGACAACGGCGACGGGGGCACCTTCGCGCTCTACTCGCTCATCTCGCGCTACGCCAGGATCCGGATGATCCCCAACCAGCAGGCCGAGGACGCGTCCGTGTCCAACTACAGCATCCCGGAGCCGGGCAGCTCCAAGACCAAGAGGGCGCAGTGGGTGAAGCAGCGGCTCGAGTCCAGCAAGGCCGCCAGGATCGCGCTCTTCACCGTCACCATCCTCGGCACCTCCATGGTCATGGGCGACGGCTCCCTCACGCCCGCAATCTCTG TGCTCTCCGCGGTGAGCGGGATCAGGGAGAAGGCGCCCCACTTGACCCAAT TGCAGGTGGTGTGGATCTCGGTGGCCATCCTCTTCATGCTCTTCTCGGTGCAGCGCTTCGGCACGGACAAGGTGGGCTACTCCTTCGCGCCCATCATCCTGGTGTGGTTCGTCCTCATCGCCGGCATCGGGGCGTACAACCTCGCCGCCCACGACGCCACCGTGCTCAGGGCACTCAACCCCATGTACATCGTGGACTACTTCCGGAGGAACGGCAAGCAGGCGTGGCTCTCTCTCGGGGGCGTCGTCCTCTGCACCACAG GCACGGAGGCCATGTTTGCTGACCTTGGCCATTTCAACATCAAGGCCATTCAG CTGAGCTTCAGCTTCATCATCTTCCCCTCCGTGGCGCTATGCTACATGGGCCAGGCATCCTACCTGCACAAATTCCCGCATGACGTCGCCGACACCTTCTACAAGTCGATCCCGGCGGCGATGTTCTGGCCGACGTTCATCGTGGCCATCCTGGCGGCCATCATCGCGAGCCAGGCCATGCTCTCGGGGGCGTTCGCCATCCTGTCCAAGGCGCTCTCCCTCGGCTGCTTCCCGAGGGTGCAGGTCGTGCACACCTCCAAGAAGTACGCCGGGCAGGTCTACATCCCGGAGGTCAACTTCCTCATCGGCGCCGCCAGCATCGTCGTCACCCTCGCCTTCCAGACCACCACCAACATCGGCAACGCCTACGGGATCTGCGTCGTCATGGTCTTCTCCATCACCACCCACCTCATGACCCTCGTCATGCTGCTCGTCTGGAAGAAGAACGTCGCCTTCATCGCCGCCTTCTACCTCGTCTTCGGGGCCACCGAGATGCTCTACCTGACGTCCATCCTATCCAAGTTCGCCGAGGGTGGCTACCTGCCCTTCTGCTTCTCGCTCGTGCTCATGGCGCTCATGGCCACCTGGCACTACGTCCACGTCTGCCGCTACTGGTACGAGCTCGACCGCATCGTGCCGGCCGCCAAGCTCGCGGCGCTCCTGGGCCGCCCCGACGTGCGCCGGGTGCCCGGCGTCGGCCTGCTCTACTCGGAGCTCGTCCAGGGCGTCCCTCCCGTGTTCCCGCGCCTCGTCGACAAGATGCCGTCCGTGCACGCCGTCTTCGTCTTCATGTCCATCAAGAACCTCCCCATCCCGCGGGTGGCCGCCGCCGAGCGCTTCATCTTCCGGAGGGTCGGCCCCGTCGAGCACCGCATGTTCCGCTGCGTCGCGCGCTACGGCTACACCGACCAGATCGAGGCCGCCGAGGAGTTCTCCGCGTCTCTCCTCGACGGCCTCAAGCTGTTCGTCCACGAGGAGGCCGCCTTCGCCTGCAGCGAGCACACCGACGACGGTGACGGCGGCGCCGCTCTGCgggcggcgcaggcggcggccGCGGAGGAGAAGCGGTTCATCGACGCGGAGCTGGAGCGCGGCGTGGTGTACCTGACCGGCGAGGCGGACGTGGTGGCCGCGCCGGGGTCGTCGCTGATGAAGAGGGTCGTGGTCAACTACGTCTACACCTTCCTGAGGAAGAACCTCAGCGAGAGCCACAAGGCGCTCGCCATTCCCAAGGATCAGCTGCTCAAGGTCGGGATCACCTACGAGATATAG
- the LOC125516052 gene encoding histone H4 — translation MSGRGKGGKGLGKGGAKRHRKVLRDNIQGITKPAIRRLARRGGVKRISGLIYEETRGVLKIFLENVIRDAVTYTEHARRKTVTAMDVVYALKRQGRTLYGFGG, via the coding sequence ATGTCCGGCCGCGGCAAGGGAGGGAAGGGCCTCGGCAAGGGCGGCGCCAAGCGCCACCGGAAGGTGCTCCGCGACAACATCCAGGGCATCACCAAGCCGGCCATCCGTCGTCTGGCTCGCAGGGGCGGCGTGAAGCGCATCTCGGGGCTCATCTACGAGGAGACCCGGGGCGTGCTCAAGATCTTCCTGGAGAACGTCATCCGCGACGCCGTCACCTACACCGAGCACGCCCGCCGCAAGACCGTCACCGCCATGGACGTCGTCTACGCGCTCAAGCGACAGGGCCGCACCCTCTACGGATTCGGCGGCTGA